Proteins co-encoded in one Medicago truncatula cultivar Jemalong A17 chromosome 8, MtrunA17r5.0-ANR, whole genome shotgun sequence genomic window:
- the LOC25500575 gene encoding tyrosine-sulfated glycopeptide receptor 1 yields the protein MRSTSNQPSNPSSKNYLFFSKLMSSFKKTTFFLTLFIVHVSSSCNQLDKDSLLSFSSNFSSFSPHLPPLNWSSSIDCCSWEGITCDQNNHHVTHLFLPSRGLTGFISFSLLTSLESLSHLNLSHNRFYGNLQNHFFDLLNHLLVLDLSYNHFSSELPTFVKPSNGTGTGNSSVIQELDLSSNSFNGTLPVSLIQYLEEGGNLISFNVSNNSFTGPIPISIFCVNQLNNSAIRFLDFSSNDFGGTIENGLGACSKLERFRAGFNVLSGDIPNDIYDAVSLIEISLPLNKINGSIGDGVVKLVNLTVLELYSNHLIGPIPRDIGRLSKLEKLLLHVNNLTGTIPPSLMNCNNLVVLNLRVNNLEGNLSAFNFSGFVRLATLDLGNNRFSGVLPPTLYDCKSLAALRLATNQLEGQVSSEILGLESLSFLSISNNRLKNITGALRILTGLKKLSTLMLSKNFYNEMIPHGVNIIDPNGFQSIQVLGLGGCNFTGQIPSWLENLKKLEAIDLSFNQFSGSIPSWLGTLPQLFYIDLSVNLLTGLFPIELTKLPALASQQANDKVERTYLELPVFANANNVSLLQYNQLSSLPPAIYLGTNHLSGSIPIEIGQLKALLQLDLKKNNFSGNIPDQISNLVNLEKLDLSGNNLSGEIPVSLTRLHFLSFFSVAHNNLQGQIPTGGQFNTFSNTSFEGNSQLCGLPIQHPCSSQQNNTSTSVSSKPSKKIIVILIIAVSFGIATLITLLTLWILSKRRVNPRGDSDKIELESISPYSNSGVHPEVDKEASLVVLFPNKNNETKDLSILEIIKATEHFSQANIIGCGGFGLVYKASFQNGTKLAIKKLSGDLGLMEREFKAEVEALSTAQHENLVSLQGYCVHDGYRLLIYNYMENGSLDYWLHEKSDGASQLDWPTRLKIAQGAGCGLAYLHMICDPHIVHRDIKSSNILLNDKFEARVADFGLSRLILPYQTHVTTELVGTLGYIPPEYGQAWVATLRGDVYSFGVVMLELLTGRRPMDVCKPKISRELVSWVQQMKNEGKQEQVFDSNLRGKGFEGEMLQVLDIACMCVNMNPFKRPTIREVVEWLKNVPRNKD from the coding sequence atgAGATCAACATCAAACCAACCCTCCAACCCTTCTTCCAAaaactacttatttttctcCAAACTAAtgtcctctttcaaaaaaacTACCTTTTTTCTAACCTTATTCATTGTCCATGTCTCTTCTTCTTGTAACCAACTTGACAAAGATTCTCTCTTATCTTTCTCTTCAAATTTCTCATCTTTTTCACCTCACCTACCACCTCTTAACTGGTCTTCTTCCATTGATTGTTGCAGTTGGGAAGGTATAACTTGTGATCAAAATAATCACCATGTTACACATCTTTTCTTACCTTCTAGAGGACTCACTggtttcatttcattttctcttttaactTCCCTTGAATCTCTTTCTCATCTTAATCTTTCACATAATAGATTTTATGGTAATcttcaaaatcacttttttgaTCTTCTTAATCATCTTTTAGTCCTTGATTTGAGTTATAATCACTTCTCTTCTGAATTACCAACTTTTGTTAAACCTAGCAATGGAACTGGAACTGGAAATAGTAGTGTTATTCAGGAATTGGATTTGTCTAGTAATTCATTCAATGGAACATTACCAGTTTCTCTGATTCAGTATCTTGAAGAAGGAGGGAATTTGATTTCTTTCAATGTAAGTAACAACAGTTTCACAGGTCCAATTCCAATTTCAATCTTTTGTGTTAATCAATTGAACAATTCTGCTATAAGATTCTTGGATTTTTCTTCCAATGATTTTGGTGGTACTATTGAGAATGGTTTAGGAGCATGTTCTAAGCTTGAGAGATTTAGGGCTGGTTTCAATGTTCTATCAGGGGATATACCAAATGATATTTATGATGCTGTTTCACTCATTGAAATATCATTGCCACTTAATAAGATTAATGGATCAATTGGTGATGGAGTTGTCAAACTTGTCAATCTCACTGTTTTGGAGCTTTATTCCAATCATTTGATAGGTCCTATTCCTAGGGATATTGGTAGACTTTCCAAGTTGGAAAAGTTACTTCTTCATGTCAATAATTTAACTGGTACAATTCCACCATCTTTGATGAATTGTAACAATCTTGTTGTGTTGAATTTGAGGGTGAATAATTTGGAAGGAAATCTATCTGCGTTCAATTTCTCGGGATTTGTAAGACTTGCTACCCTTGATCTTGGTAACAATAGGTTTAGCGGTGTTTTACCGCCGACCCTTTATGATTGTAAGTCACTTGCAGCATTAAGGCTTGCAACTAATCAACTTGAGGGACAGGTTTCATCTGAGATACTTGGACTCGAGTCTCTTTCGTTTCTATCGATTTCTAATAACAGGTTGAAGAATATCACTGGTGCTCTTAGAATACTCACTGGCCTTAAGAAGCTCAGTACCCTTATGCTCTCCAAGAATTTTTACAATGAAATGATACCACATGGTGTGAACATCATAGACCCTAACGGATTCCAAAGTATCCAAGTTTTAGGGTTAGGTGGTTGTAATTTCACCGGTCAGATACCAAGTTGGCTTGAAAATTTAAAGAAGCTTGAGGCCATAGACCTGTCTTTTAATCAATTCAGTGGTTCAATTCCTTCCTGGTTAGGTACACTTCCTCAGCTTTTCTACATAGACCTGTCAGTTAACCTACTTACAGGTCTGTTTCCGATCGAGCTCACAAAACTCCCGGCACTAGCATCACAACAAGCAAATGATAAAGTAGAAAGAACTTACTTGGAGTTACCTGTCTTTGCTAATGCCAACAATGTTTCTTTGTTGCAATACAATCAACTTTCAAGCCTTCCACCAGCAATTTACCTTGGAACCAATCACCTCAGTGGCAGCATCCCGATTGAGATTGGCCAACTGAAAGCTCTTCTTCAGCTGGACCTGAAGAAAAACAACTTCTCTGGCAATATACCCGATCAAATTTCAAACTTGGTTAACTTGGAGAAACTAGACCTCTCGGGAAACAACCTATCCGGTGAAATTCCTGTTTCACTCACTAGATTACATTTCTTGTCCTTTTTCAGTGTAGCACACAATAATCTTCAAGGACAGATACCAACTGGTGGTCAGTTTAATACTTTTTCCAACACCAGCTTTGAAGGAAACTCGCAATTGTGCGGTTTGCCTATTCAGCACCCTTGTTCTtctcaacaaaataatactaGTACTTCAGTTAGTAGCAAACCcagcaaaaaaataatagtaatactTATTATTGCTGTCTCTTTCGGCATAGCTACCCTGATAACATTATTGACACTGTGGATACTCTCCAAGAGAAGGGTTAACCCCAGAGGAGATTCTGATAAGATTGAACTGGAATCAATTTCGCCATACTCAAACAGCGGCGTTCATCCTGAGGTTGATAAGGAGGCTAGCCTAGTGGTATTGtttccaaacaaaaataatgaaacCAAGGATCTTTCCATATTAGAGATCATAAAAGCCACTGAACATTTCAGTCAGGCGAATATAATAGGTTGTGGcggttttggtttggtttataAAGCATCATTTCAAAATGGAACTAAGCTAGCCATCAAGAAACTTTCAGGAGATTTAGGCCTTATGGAAAGGGAATTTAAAGCAGAAGTAGAGGCTTTGTCAACAGCACAACATGAGAATCTGGTATCATTGCAAGGTTACTGCGTGCACGACGGTTATCGGCTACTCATATATAATTACATGGAGAATGGAAGTCTCGATTACTGGCTGCACGAAAAGTCTGACGGTGCATCTCAACTCGATTGGCCGACTCGTTTGAAGATCGCACAAGGAGCAGGTTGTGGTTTGGCCTATTTGCATATGATATGTGATCCACACATCGTGCACCGTGATATAAAGTCAAGCAATATACTACTCAATGATAAGTTTGAAGCGCGTGTTGCTGATTTCGGGTTGTCGCGGTTGATTCTTCCGTATCAGACTCATGTTACAACGGAACTTGTAGGTACATTGGGTTACATTCCTCCGGAGTATGGGCAAGCATGGGTGGCTACTCTTAGAGGAGATGTGTACAGCTTTGGTGTTGTAATGCTTGAGCTTCTCACCGGAAGGAGACCTATGGATGTATGCAAGCCTAAAATTTCAAGGGAGTTGGTCAGTTGGGTTCAACAGATGAAAAACGAAGGAAAACAAGAACAAGTATTCGACTCAAATCTACGAGGGAAGGGATTTGAAGGAGAGATGCTGCAAGTACTTGATATAGCATGCATGTGTGTTAATATGAATCCTTTCAAGAGACCAACCATCAGAGAAGTTGTTGAATGGCTAAAGAATGTTCCCAGAAATAAAGACTAG
- the LOC25500576 gene encoding peptidyl-prolyl cis-trans isomerase FKBP62, producing MNSSRAIAVKYEARLDDGTLVKKSDGVEFTVKDGHFCLALSKAVKTMKKGEKAILTVKPQHGFRYMGKPAHGNEGSVPPNATSLQITLELVSWKTVSGVIFDKKVVKEGEGYKCNEGAVVKLKLIGKLQDGTVFFKKGYNDGESELFEFKTDDGNLNFSNVSPSH from the exons ATGAACTCCTCTCGTGCTATTGCAGTTAAGTACGAAGCACGTCTTGATGATGGAACGCTTGTAAAAAAATCTGATGGGGTGGAGTTCACAGTGAAGGATG GTCATTTTTGTCTTGCATTGTCAAAGGCTGTTAAAACCATGAAGAAGGGAGAGAAAGCGATTTTGACTGTGAAGCCCCAAC ATGGATTTCGTTACATGGGAAAGCCAGCTCACGGCAATGAAGGTTCAGTTCCACCTAATGCAACGTCGTTGCAGATTACTCTTGAGTTGGTTTCTTGGAAGACTGTTTCTGGAGTAATCTTTGATAAGAAGGTCGTCAAGGAAGGAGAAGGATATAAGTGTAatgagggagctgttgtgaaaT TGAAACTAATTGGTAAGCTGCAAGATGGCACTGTATTTTTTAAGAAGGGCTACAATGATGGTGAATCAGAGCTGTTTGAATTTAAAACAGACGACggtaatttgaatttttccaaTGTTTCACCCTCACATTAA
- the LOC25500577 gene encoding transcription factor 25, with translation MSGRLVKKILNEQHQLSQQQFIKEEEEEDDDNEQEEGSTAPSTINPFDLLNDNGSEPENQGDESADETSVRDNDKERTSSLKNSAQVSTSNPKSKKKKNKKKKSKDNAVSGKKGDEKELDLILEDLALNANSSSGQHVSTEGKAVNAKDKSRAVKEDAVSILQVDPKHLSAENELIRIFGSKVVKSFENQNNNQPSSSRQMRGVRRVRHNLKKTVLVTPANTWLPCDDSLSMEFLEMKNGYYYFRYVHSPSYSQYQKSFEAAKAINDINGVASILQHRPYHIDSLLTMAEYFKVVGEQQMSGDTIARCLYALECAWHPTFTPLQGNCQLKYKHDTNKPIFTALFTHMKNLDRRGCHRSALEVCKLLLSLDSDDPMGAIFCIDYFSLRSEEYAWLEKFSEAYKSDSSIWLLPNFSFSLAICRFYLERAASEDACVDSKKSSSSDLMTQALMLHPSVIKKLVTKVPLKDRAWTDILKHAFFRSDQTGIPSQDHLINIYVERNYLIWRLPDLQKLLIGAAKQVMETLESNKSEVNDWSCVRKEAFSSEKNEYGHLLVSDFSDSVTAIPQENLQQFMGIPRAGEAMLDENQFANQQGNGHAPRGVANRNALAVLFESMLPWVTYEEGGPDVNQPGDGEQDNQ, from the exons ATGTCGGGTCGATTGGTGAAAAAGATTCTCAACGAGCAACATCAACtttctcaacaacaattcatcaaagaagaagaagaagaagatgatgataatgaaCAAGAAGAAGGTTCCACTGCACCTTCCACAATCAACCCTTTCGATCTTCTCAACGACAATGGTTCTGAACCCGAAAACCAG GGAGATGAGTCTGCGGATGAAACGTCGGTGAGAGATAATGATAAGGAGAGGACATCCTCATTGAAAAATTCTGCTCAGGTATCAACATcaaatccaaaatcaaagaaaaagaagaataagaagaagaaaagcaagGACAATGCTGTTTCCGGTAAAAAGGGAGATGAAAAAGAATTAGACTTGATTTTAGAAGATTTGGCTCTGAATGCGAACTCTTCAAGTGGGCAACATGTTTCAACAGAAGGAAAAGCGGTGAATGCTAAGGACAAAAGTAGAGCTGTTAAGGAGGATGCTGTCTCCATATTACAAGTGGATCCTAAACATTTGAGTGCCGAAAATGAGCTGATAAGAATATTTGGATCTAAGGTTGTGAAATCATTTGAGAATCAGAATAACAATCAACCAAGCAGTTCTAGGCAGATGCGAGGGGTGAGGCGAGTACGCCATAATCTTAAGAAGACCGTTCTTGTCACTCCGGCAAACACTTGGCTCCCATGTGATGATTCTTTGTCCATGGAATTTCTTGAAATGAAGAACGGATATTACTACTTTAG ATATGTGCACTCACCATCCTACTCCCAGTATCAGAAATCGTTTGAAGCTGCCAAAGCAATTAATGACATAAATGGTGTAGCGAGCATATTACAGCACCGTCCTTATCACATAGATTCCCTTCTAACAATGGCAGAATATTTCAAGGTAGTGGGTGAACAACAGATGTCTGGAGATACTATTGCGAGGTGTCTATATGCGCTTGAATGTGCATGGCATCCCACATTCACACCACTGCAGGGTAATTGCCAATTGAAGTACAAACACGACACAAACAAACCTATATTCACAGCTCTTTTCACTCACATGAAAAACTTGGATCGACGAGGCTGTCACAGATCTGCTTTAGAGGTCTGTAAATTGTTGCTTTCACTAGATTCGGATGATCCCATGGGGGCTATTTTCTGCATTGACTACTTTTCTCTAAGGTCTGAGGAGTATGCATGGCTGGAAAAGTTTTCTGAAGCTTATAAAAGTGATAGCTCTATATGGTTGcttccaaatttttctttttcccttgCCATTTGTCGGTTTTACCTTGAGCGCGCAGCCTCCGAAGATGCTTGTGTTGATTCTAAAAAGTCTTCTTCATCTGATCTTATGACACAAGCATTGATGCTTCATCCTTCAGTTATAAAGAAGCTAGTGACAAAAGTACCACTGAAAGATCGTGCATGGACAGATATTCTCAAGCATGCCTTTTTCCGATCAGATCAAACAGGAATTCCATCTCAAGATCACTTGATTAATATATATGTCGAGAGAAATTATCTTATATGGAGGCTTCCTGATCTGCAAAAACTGCTGATTGGTGCTGCAAAACAAGTCATGGAAACTCTAGAAAGTAACAAAAGTGAAGTTAACGATTGGTCTTGTGTCAGAAAAGAAGCATTTTCCTCTGAGAAAAATGA GTATGGACATTTGTTGGTGTCCGATTTCTCTGATTCAGTAACGGCAATCCCACAAGAAAATCTTCAACAGTTTATGGGCATTCCAAGGGCAGGGGAGGCTATGCTGGACGAAAACCAATTTGCTAACCAGCAAGGCAATGGCCATGCTCCTCGTGGTGTTGCAAATAGAAACGCATTAGCTGTCTTATTTGAGTCAATGCTACCGTGGGTTACTTACGAGGAAGGTGGACCTGATGTTAACCAACCTGGTGACGGCGAGCAAGACAATCAGTGA
- the LOC25500578 gene encoding uncharacterized protein C594.04c codes for MVCNQNLKNAIIAILVPLPSIIFYLTFLNNYHSSISIPNNPSFFSTLWTWCYHHPLLFANALFFFNVNIIFWLIGQIQSSHWLIDPYWTVIPVMLVHYYATHPLAQYDLWRSKIVILLTWVWSIRLTHNYFRREKWQWGAREDWRFTQMSQQYGKLWWWVSFFAVYVSQQIFLIGLSLPLYVVHFVNKPLSILDLVAIVVCLSGIVIAYFADTQLHDFMSRNNQLKGLGKPVIPVLDTGLWYYSRRPNYFGETLWWWGLVVFAWNLGHGWTFIGALVNTFCLAYVARLVEDRMLKQESRAEAFKLYQKTTSAWIPWFKSFPSDVKNKNA; via the exons ATGGTttgtaatcaaaatttgaagaatGCTATCATAGCAATATTAGTTCCTCTTCCATCAATCATCTTCTATCTCACATTCCTCAACAACTATCACTCATCAATTTCCATCCCAAACAACCCTTCTTTTTTCTCAACTCTATGGACATGGTGCTATCACCACCCTCTTCTCTTTGCCAATgctctcttcttcttcaatgtcaATATCATCTTCTGGCTCATTGGTCAAATCCAATCTAGTCACTGG TTGATTGATCCATATTGGACAGTGATTCCTGTGATGCTTGTTCATTACTATGCAACACACCCTTTGGCTCAATATGATTTGTGGAGGTCTAagattgtgattttgttgactTGGGTTTGGAGTATTAGACTCACTCATAATTACTTTAGACGTGAAAAATGGCAATGGGGTGCTAGAGAAGATTGGCGTTTCACTCAGATGAGTCAACAATATGGAAAACTTTGGTGGTGGGTTTCATTTTTTGCTGTTTACGTCTCTCAGCAG ATATTTTTGATTGGATTGTCCCTTCCTTTATATGTTGTGCACTTTGTCAACAAGCCTTTGAGTATCTTGGACTTGGTGGCTATTGTTGTTTGTTTAAGTGGCATTGTTATAGCATACTTTGCTGATACACAACTCCATGACTTTATGAGTAGAAACAACCAGCTGAAAGGCCTTGGTAAACCTGTAATCCCTGTACTTGACACTGGCCTATGGTATTACAGCCGGCGTCCGAATTACTTTGGTGAGACGCTGTGGTGGTGGGGACTGGTTGTGTTTGCATGGAACCTTGGACATGGATGGACCTTTATTGGAGCTTTGGTTAATACCTTTTGTTTGGCTTATGTGGCTAGGCTTGTGGAGGACAGAATGTTGAAACAAGAGAGTAGAGCAGAAGCTTTTAAGCTTTATCAGAAGACAACTTCAGCGTGGATACCTTGGTTCAAGTCATTTCCTTCGGATGTTAAAAATAAGAATGCTTGA